The segment TCATCGATCAGTGTTCTGAATTTTTCGGCGTTATTCGCAGCCTCATCAAAACCGTCATTTAATCCGTCACGACCGCGCGTGGCGCTGATGTCGGTCAGCCACTGCTGTACCTGAACCACCGAAAGCTTTAACTCATGGGCTTTGTTGAGAACAGGGATTTTGTTTTCAGCGAGCTCGGCGGATTGGTTCCCAATGGCCATGTTGCCCATGATGATTGCGCCGCTCTCAATCACGACAACGGCGGCTAACAGGACGGTTAATACTAAAAAACGGATACGGAGTGTTTTGTTTTGATGAGGGCCCATATTCAACAGTTCTCTGTAATATTTATTTATTTTTCAGAGGGAAACCGCTTTGAGTCACTGCTCCATGGCTGTTCGGTAAAGCGGATAATTTTCTTATCGGCCATTCCATATCAATCTTTAGCTGCCGGGAGTGGGGAAGGCAGGAGAGCATCCTGCCTTTTTGTTAGCCCAATAGAAGGCTGTCGTCGTCCACTGAAAGCCCGCGCTGGGTTTCAAACAACTCCAGAAGATCCTTCACTTCCAGGCCTTCGCGATCCTTGCCTGCAATATCAAACACCACCTGCCCCTGGTGCAGCATTACTGTTCGGCTGCCAACTTCCAGCGCCTGTTTCATGCTGTGGGTGACCATCAGGGCCGTCAGTTTTTGCTCTTCGATGATTTTGGTGGTGAGCGCCAGCACGAAAGCACCGGTTTTGGGGTCCAGAGCTGCGGTGTGTTCATCCAGCAGCATAATGGCAGATGGGGTAAGGCTCGCCATCAGCAGGCTGACTGCCTGGCGCTGGCCGCCGGAGAGTAAGCCCATTTTATCGCCGAGGCGGTTTTCAAGCCCTAGATTCAGGGAGGAGAGGCTTTCCCGGAACTGTTCCATGTACTGTTTTTTTACGGCCGTGCCCAGGCTGCGATGCTGGCCGCGTTTGATGGCGAGCGAAAGGTTCTCCTCGATGCTCAGGCCTTCACAGGTGCCAGCCAGCGGGTCCTGAAATACCCGTGCCACGCGGCCTGCCCGTTTGTGGGTGGGCAGCTTGGTAACGTTGAGGTTGTCGACAACAATAGTGCCGCTATCAACCAGAACCTCACCCGCCAGGGCGTTCAGGAATGTGGACTTGCCGGCACCGTTGCTGCCAATCACGGTAACAAACTCGCCCTGATTAACGGTGAGGCTCATGCCCCGGAGAGCGGGGTTTTCCAGCGGAGTGCCTTTACCAAAGGTAAGCTGGAGATCGGTTGCACTGATCATATTGCCTCCTCAGGCTTTCTTGCGGGTGAATTTGCTAACCACGGAACTGCGGATGCCGGGCAATACAATTGCCAGGGTGACCAGAACGGCGGTTATCAGGTTCAGATCCTGTGCTTGCAGGCCGAGAAAATCTGCGTTCAATGCCAAGGCTATGGCCAAGCGGTAAATAATGGCGCCAACCACACAGGCGATCAGGGCACGAACAACTGTTGATGGTGTGATCACTGCCTCACCACCAATCAGTGAGGCCAGGCCGATAACAATAACGCCAACACCCATGGTGACATCTGCTGCGCCCTGGCTCTGCGCAAAGAGTGCGCCAGCGAGGCCAACCAGGCCATTGGATACCGCTACGCCAAGGATGATCATGGCGCCGGTGGCAATGCCCTGGGCACGTGCCATGCGAGGGTTGGCTCCGGTGGCGCGCATGGCGAGGCCGGTTTCAGATTTCATGAAGCGCCAGAGCAGTATCAGGGCGACGAAGATCACAATCACAAACAGCAATACTGGTACCTGGTGATAGGGAAGATCCAGTGAATACCAGGGTGTGAGTATCGTATCTTCGCCAAGCAGGGCTATGTTGGGTCGGCCCATCACCCGGAGATTGACTGAATACAGGGCGATCATCGTGAGGATGGAAGCCAGCAAGTTCAGAATCTTCAGCTTTACGTTAAGGATGGCGGTTACAGCACCGGCAGCCATGCCGGCGACCACGGCGCAGCCTGTTGCCAGCCAGGGGTCCCAGCCATCAACAATGAGCACGGCGGCAACGGCAGCGCCCAGCGGGAAGCTGCCGTCAACGGTCAGATCGGGGAAATCGAGTACGCGAAAAGAAAGGTAAATAGCGAATGCAACCAGGCCGTAAATAAGGCCGGTTTCAATTGCGCCGTAAAGTGCAATATCACTGAGCATGGGTAAGATTCACTGTGAAATAAGAACGGGCGGGCTCTTTATAGAGAGTCCGCCCGTGTAGGTCGGGCGTTACTTGCCGCTTTTTACGACTTCGGCGGCTTCGGCGATTATTTCATCCGACAGGGTGATACCCATGCGTTCGCCCGCTTCCGGGTTTACGAACAGGCTGAGCTTTTCCATGGTCTCTACTGCCATGTCGCCCGGCTTCTCGCCTTCGAGGATGCGTGCAACCATTACGCCGGCCTGGCGGCCGTGATCGTAGTAATCAAAACCCATCGCGGCAACGGCGCCACGGGCAACCGTAGCCGTGTCAGCTGCAAATACCGGTATCTTGGCTCGTTCGCCCACAGAAATGACCGCTTCGGCAGCGCTGATAACCGTGTTGTCGGTTGTCAGGTAAATGGCATCTACCTTACCCACCAGGGAGCGGGCTGCGCCCAGCACTTCGGAGGTTTTGGTGGCGGCACCTTTAACCAGTGTCAGGCCACGGGCTTGCAGGCGCTCATCAAGCAGTTCGATCAGTGATACTGCGTTGGCTTCACCGGGGTTATAGACGGTGCCAATGCGCTTGGCATCCGGAACGATGCGCAGCAGCATATCCAGGTGCCTGTCGATGGGCAGCATATCGCTTACGCCGGTAATGTTCGCGCCCGGTGCCTCGGCATTCTTCACCAGTTTTGCGCCAACCGGGTCCGTTACGGCAGCAAACACCACGGGGATGTTGCGGGCGGCAGCGGCAACTGTCTGTGCAGAAGGTGTAGCGATGGCAACAATTACGTCGGGACTATCACCGATAAATTTGCGGGCAATCTGGGATGCAATGGCGGAATTCCCCTGAGCGCTCTCATGCATGACCGTCAGGTTGTCACCTTCTTTGTAGCCCCGTTCTGCCAGCTCATCTTTTATACCCTGATAAACAGCATCCAGCGCCGGGTGTTCAACAATCTGTGTAATAGCGACAACACGTGGCTCTGCAGCTTGTGAAAGACTTGCCATTGCGATTAATGACGCGCCCAACAGGGTGCGCAGGATTTTCTTGGCCATATGCCCATCTCCGAGGTCTGTTGCGGTAGTTGCAGTAACAAGATGCGGGAGTTTATCACAGCCCCGCCACCTTGGTGGTAGCGCATGTTAACGCGAGGTTGGCCTGATCGGATATTCCCGGAGAGAGTTTTTGCTCTCTCAGCGTGAGTCACGCTTTGACGCATCATAATGTGTTGAAATACCCTACTAAAGTCTTAATACTGTGTGCATAAATCAAATAACGTAAGCAAGGAAGATCCATGGACACAACAAACAAACTTCCCCTGGATATGGTTTATCACTGGGAGGGCGCTAAGGCGAACTCGCTGTATATGACGCAGCCCATCGGCGATGGCAAGGTGGTGGAGTACACATGGGGCAGGGCTGTTGACGAGGCCCGTCGTATGGCGTCGTACCTCAAGTCACTGAATCTCGCTGACAAAAGCCGTATCGGCCTGATATCCAAGAACTGCGCGCATTGGATAATGACCGATTGGGCGATCTGGATGGCTGGGCACATTTCTGTGCCTTTATACCCGACGTTGAATGCCGATACAGTTAACTACGTGCTGAACCACGCTGAGTGTGATGTTCTGTTTGTGGGCAAACTGGACGACTGGGACATGATGAAGTCGGGCGTACCGGAATCAGTCCGTTGCATTTCCTATCCGCTGAGCCCGTCCAACGATTTTGAAACCTGGGACGATATTGTTGCCAAGTATCCGCCTTTGGAGGAGAACGTTCAGCGTGATGCTGACGAGCTGGCGACGATTGTTTACACCTCGGGCAGCACCGGCAAGCCGAAAGGCGTCATGCTCAGCTTCCGTAATATGGCGTTTGCCGCCGACGGTGGTCTTAAGGTTCTGCAAGTCGGCTCCAATGAACGCATGTTGTCCTATCTGCCGCTGGCGCACGTATTTGAGCGAACGTTTGTTGAACTGGCTTCACTGTATGCGGGCTATCAGCTCTTTTTCGCGGAATCCCTCGACACCTTTGTTGAGGATATGAAACGCGCACAGCCAACCTTATTCCTTTCGGTACCCAGATTGTGGGTTAAATTCCAGCAGGGTGTTCTCCATAAGCTGCCGCAAAAGAAACTGGATAAGCTGCTGAAGATTCCGGTGGTGAACAAGCTGATCAAGAAAAAGATTCTCAAGGGGCTCGGGCTGGATAAAGCCAAGTTGGCTGGCAGCGGTTCGGCTCCGCTCGCCGGCGATGTGCTGGACTGGTATCGCAACCTTGGTCTGGAATTGCTTGAAGGCTACGGCATGTCTGAGAATTTTGCCTATTCTCACATCAACAAGCCGGGGCGTTCTCGTACCGGTTATGTGGGTGAGTCCATGCCGGGTGTGGAAACGAAAATCAGCCCTGAGGGCGAGATCCTGGTCAAGAGCCCGGCCACCATGATGGGTTACTACAAGGATGAAGAGAAAACCCGTGAAACCTTTACCGATGATGGTTTCCTGAGAACCGGCGACATAGGCGAAATCGATGAACTGGGTCGCCTGAAGATTACAGGCAGGATGAAGGAGATTTTCAAAACCAGCAAGGGCAAGTACATTGCGCCTGCGCCGATTGAGAACCGTCTGATGGCGCATCAGTCGATCGAGATGGTGTGTGTTTCCGGGGCCAACCAGACCCAGCCCTTCGCCATCATTCAGCTGGCTGAGGGAATCCGGCCGAAGCTGACTGACGAGGGTTTCCGCAAGGAGCTTGAGGCGAGTTTTGCTGAACTTGTGGTTAACGTGAACAAGACGGTAGACCCCCACGAACAACTGGCCTTTGTTACAATCGTCAGTGATGAGTGGTCGATCGGGAACAGTTTTCTGACCCCGACGATGAAGCTCAAACGAAACGTGGTGGAAGACGCTTACGAAAGCAAGGTGAACGATTGGTATGCAAAGCGCCAGAAGGTGATCTGGCAGTAACGCACAACCTGTTTTTGTTCGAATCAGGCCCGGCGCAGCCGGGCCTGATTCGTTTCGGAACCGACGTTGGTCGCATAGGGAAAAACGGATAGTGCGCCTAGAATTAGTACATATCAGGAGGAGTTTATGACTCAGCTTTCCGCATTCCAGAGGCGCATTCACGAGGAAATTCCGCTTTCCCGCGCTCTGGGAATTGAATTGCACTCGTGGGACGGCAGCGCCTTGCTTCTGAGTGCACCGCTTGAGCCAAATCGCAATCATCAGGGCACCGGTTTTGGTGGCAGTGTGTACTCGGTTGCTGTAACGGCGGCCTGGGGGCTCACGGAGCTTGCACTCGCAGATCTTGGGCTGAAAGGCAGTGTGGTGGTGCAGACCGGCAGCATTGATTATCTTGAGCCGGTGAGTTCGGATTTTTATGCCATCTGCCGGCTTCCGGGGGATGAAATCCCTGAACGTTTCAGAAAGAGCCTGGCAAGGCACGGCAAGGGGCGACTGGATCTGACCACTGAAGTGTTCTGCGGCCCGCCTAACAGTCTGCCGCAGGGTGATCCGGTTGCTGTGTTTCAGGGTCGGTTTGTGGTTCAGGATGCCCGCTCAAGGATAATGCCCCAGCCCCGAGACGAGGACTAGATCAGGTCATAGAGCGGGTGTTGGAAATTGACCGGCTCATCAGAATGATGGGGATAATACCGGCCAATACAATAATCAGGGCCGGCAGGGCACTGTGATACAGGCGCTCATCGGAGGCAAACTGGTACACGTAGGTGGCCAGGGTTTCAAAGTTGAACGGTCGGAGTATCAGCGTGGCCGGTAACTCTTTCATACAGTCCACGAAAACCACCAGTGCAGCGGTAATCAATGTGCCGCGAAGCATGGGAAGGTGTACCTTCACGAGTGTTCTACCCGGGCTGTTGCCCAGTGACCGGGATGCCATATCCATACTCGGGGTAATCTTCTGTAGCGCACTTTCTACGCTACCGGCAGAGACCGCCAGGAACCTGACCGTATAGGCAAAAACGATGGCGAAGGCCGATCCGCTAAGTAGCAGGCCGGTGCTGACGTTGAAGGTGTCTCTCATCAGGCTGTCCAGCCAGTTATCAAAACCTGCAAAAGGCACAATCACACCAACTGCAAGTACGGCACCCGGCATGGCATACCCCAGGCTTGAAAGGCGCATGAGTACCTTCATGCCTTGCGTGTTGTGAAGCCTGCGGCTGTAGGCAAGGGTGGTGCCGATCAAAAGAGTAGTCAGTGCCGCTGTTCCTGAAAGAAACAGGCTGTTAAGCGTGTTGCGCACAAACACCGGGTTCCAGCTCTCATCAAAATACTCCCAGGCGTAAACGCCAAGGGTCACTCCGGGGATAATAAAACCAAACACCACCGGGACAGCGCAAACGGCAACACAGATCAGTTGCCGGGGAAATGACATGGTAAAGCGACGGATCGGGTCGCGGTTATCCCTGGCGGCGAACTGTTGTTGCCGGCGTCGGGAGTAGCGCTCAAGGGTGACCAGAATAACAACAAATACGAGCATGGTTGTGGCTATCTGCGCAGCACCACCCAGGTTGCCGAGGTTCATCCAGGTATCAAACAGGCCAGCGGTGAGGGTCTGCACCGCAAAGAAATCGACGGTGCCAAAATCGTTCAGGGTTTCCATCAGCACCAGTGAAAGACCAACCGCAACGGCCGGGCGGGCGATGGGCAGAACGACTTTGAAAAACGTACTCAGTGCTGAGTGGCCAAGACTGCGGCTGACCGCAAAAAGGGAAGGCGACTGATCGAGAAATGCGGCCCTGGCGAGAAGATAAACATAGGGGTAGAGCACCAGGCCGAGCATCAGCGTGGCACCTTCCAGGCTGCGGATTTGGGGGAACCAGTAATCCGCAGCGTTGGCCCAGCCAAACCAGTCCCGGAGGGCGCCCTGAACCGGGCCGGCATAGTCCAGAAGGCTGGTGTAAATATAGGCAATTACATAAGCCGGCACAGCGAAAGGCAACAGCATGGCCCATTCAAAGAACTTGCGGCCGGGGAACTCGCACATGGTTACGGCCCAGGCGGTCGAGAGGCCGATGACCAGGGTAATAGCGCCAACACCCGTCATGAGTTTCAGGGTGGTGACGAGATAACGGGGCAGTGTGGTATCTATCAGGTGTGGCCAGATATTTTCTTCCGGGAAGAAGGCCAGAAAAATGACCGACAGAACAGGCAGAGCGACGATGGCTGTGGTGAGAATAGCGCTGAACAGCCAGCGGCTTGAGGTGCGCTTTGCCAGCAGGGGCTGGGCAAGCCCGGGGTTAACGCTGGACGCGGCCTCGCTCATAGGGTTCCTGTTACTGACATTGATTGGCTAGACAAGTATCGAAGGCTGTCGATTGTAATCAGCTCAAATAGCCGCTGCAATGACTGGAATCATTTGCGGGGTCGATTGAAAGTGAAGGTAAGGGCAGCGTCGCTGCCCTTACCGAACCGTTTATTCGCCGTCGTAGTCTACGCGGTCAACCAGTTTGACTGCCGCGTTACGGTTTTCTGCGATAGTTTGCAGAGAAAGGCTGTCCGGCTGGATCTCACCCCATTCTGCAACCAGCCCGGTGGGCTTTACGTTCGGGTTGGCCGGGTATTCGGTGTTAGCTGTAGCGTAGATGCCCTGAGCTTCCGGGGATGACAGGAATTCCATCAACTTTACTGCGTTATCCCGGTTCGGTGCGCTTTTGGTCAGGGAAATACCACTGATGTTGATGTGGGTTCCACGGCCATCGGCATTCGGGAATACCAAGCGAACAGCTTCTGCGGCCGGGCGCTGGTTTTCGTCTTGCAGCATGTTGCCGTAGTAGTAACTGTTGCCGATCGATACGTCACACACACCTTCTGCAATCGCTTTGATCTGGTCGCGGTCGCCGCCCTGGGGCCTGCGGGCCAGGTTATCTTTGACGCCATTCAGCCAGGTTTCTGTTTCGGCTTCACCGTGATGCGCGATCATCGATGAAATCAGGGCAATGTTGTACGGGTGCTTGCCGCTGCGGGTACAGATGCGGTTGTCCCACTTGTCGTCGGCCAGCTGCTCGTAGGTTGTGATTTCTCCTTCTTTAACGCGCTCTTTAGAAGTGTATATCAAACGGGCACGGGTCGTGAGGGCAAACCATTTGCCATCCGGATGGCGCAGGTTTTCCGGGATGTTCTTTTCCAGCACATCGTTGTCGACGTCTTGAACCAGGTCACGCTCGACCAGTTCATTGAGGCGGGAGATGTCGACAGTCATCACAACATCTGCCGGGCTGTTACGTCCTTCCCGCTCCAGGCGCTCCGCCAGGCCTTGTTTGGCGAATACGACGTTGCTCTTGATACCGGTTTCTTTTTCAAAAGCATTCAGAAGTGGCTCAAGAAGGTACGCCTGACGATAAGAGTAGATGTTGACTTCGCCGTCTGCGGAGGCTGCCAGGGGAAGAGCGGTAAGGGCGATTGCCGCCGTTGCGGCCAGTTTCATGCGCATTATGCCATCCTTAAGAAATGCTGATCGGGTTCGCGTCTGGGATGAGAGTCACAGGCGCCTAAAAACGCCAACCATTCTCATTTGTATTACGCATGAAGTCAATAATGCTATGGAATAATCGGTGGGGAATAATTCCTTTAGAATGGTGTTATTCTCCGTATTGTTCTATAAAAGATATAATTCGCAGGAACATACGATATCCGCAATGTACCGTATTAAAGCCGTGGAACGTCGAAGATGGCCGTAGATGATCGCAGGGAGTACTGTCGCACAGCGATGAGTGCCAAGGTAAAAGTGTGCCACGAACAACTGGGTGAGTTTGTGTTCTCGACCCGGGACATATCAGATGGTGGTGTTTTCATTGTGGTGGATAATGAGCCATTCGCTCCCGAACTGGGGGATAAGGTGAAGGTTCAGGTGCAGGGGTTGCCTGTGCCGGCGCCGGAACTGGATATGGTTGTTGTCCGCAAAACCATTGATGGCTTCGGTTTACAGTTTGGCGAGAGTGTTAACTGAACCGAAGCAGCGAGTTGTGCTCAGGGTATTCGCGGCTGTGGTGTGATTGGTCTTGACCGCCGGGCTCCGGGAGGTGAGGCGGTGCCTTACACAATATACACGCGCAAGACGCTTCGCGGTGCTATGGAAGCCCGCCCGCCACAATTCGACCGCTCAGCGTGTGGTATAGACTGATTAAGAGTGATGCTGTTTGTTCTGGCCCTGTGATGCCCGTCACGTTGCTACAAATTGTTTCGGGCTGACGATTATCGTTACGAATTGTCTTGTTGTCGTTACCTTGGAATACCAAATTGTAATGGACTATTCCAGCCAGCCATTGAAGAATGGTAGTCATCGAAAATGTACGTTCAGGAGTGAAGCGTGGGCGCTTGTCAGAGGAAAATTGCGGTACATGATCTGGAGGTTGGCATGTTTGTGTCCGATCTTGATCGGCCGTGGCATCAGACGCCATTCCCCATTCAGGGCTTTCACATCCGCTCCCAGGATGACATCCGTGCTTTGCTATCCCACTGCAAGTGGGTCTCTATCGACGTTGCAGAAACCCGTGATTCCGTTGAGCTCACCAAAGTTTCCCGCCCCGCGTTCGGAACACAAAGCCGGCACAGGGGGGAGGGCCGTGAAGAGCTCCACCTTCCTCCGCTGAGTATACGGGAGCCTGTAACCTATCAGCCCGTCACCACTCTGAAGCGGGAAGTGAAGACCTCGAAACATCTGCTGGAAGATGCCGGCGATGCGCTTGACCGTTTGTACGACACCTTTACCACGCAGGATATTCGTGATCTTCGGCCGGTTGCTGTGATCGTCAATAAAATGGTGCATAGCGTGATCCGGCAACCGGATGCGTTGCTCTGGCTTAGTCGTATCCGGCAACATGATGATCATGTTTACCGGCATGCCCTGAATACGTCGGTCTGGGCGCTCGTTTGCGGGCGTGAGCTGGGGTTGAATGAAGGCTTGCTGAACCACCTTGGCCTGGGCTGCCTGTTATCCCAGGTTGGTAAAACCAGATTGTCCGCTGAATTGCTCAGCCGGGAAGGGCAGTTGAGCCCGGAAGAATATGCGCTTTACCGTACCTATGTTGATGAGGGTATGACAATTCTTGAGGAGAGTGGTCTTTCGCGGGCGGTTCTGAGTGTCGTGCAGGGTCATCGTGAGCGACATAACGGTTCGGGCTTTCCTGAAGGTATTCGCGGAGACAGGATCCCCCTACTGGCCAAAATTGCCGGGCTTGCAGAGTTCTTTGAATCTCTTATCGGGCCCAGGGAAAGCCTTGCTGAGCCTATGACACCGGCAAAAGCCGTGGCTCTGCTCTACGATATGCGGAACATTGAGTTTCAGGATGACCTGGTCGAGAGTTTTATTCAGGCTATTGGCATTTACCCAACGGGTAGCCTGGTTGAATTGACAGACGGCCAGCGCGGAATTGTGGTTTCTCACTCCGCCGAACGCCGGCTCTGGCCGCGCGTTATGGTTATGACGGACCGCTATCATGCGCCGTTGAAAACCGCCAAGGTTGTTGATCTTGCGAAGTACAACGAAAGCCGCACAGCTACAGAAATACTCGCCATCAAGGAATGCCTTGTGCACGGTACCGAGGGCCTGGATCCTGCTGGTTACGATGGGGCCGGCGCTGAGTCGCGCTGGAGCTTTGCCCGGCTGATCAGTCGGTAATAACAACCCGAAGATTTTTCCGTACCGGCCGGACCGGCCACGTAGTAGTATACTTCTGCCGTCTGCCAGCTATAGGAGTGCAAAACCACGTCCTGTGAGCGGGTCGTGATGGCCTCTACGCTCGAAAGATCAATGCCTCCGCCGATTCGCCGTATGTTTACCTGTTTGATGCTCGTATCGGTCGCCGGGTGTCTGGCTATGTGGTTATCCAGATAGAAGCGGTTTCCAATGATGGTGGAGATGGTTTTCAGTTCCCGCGTCAGATAGAGCCGTGCATCTTCAGTATCGACTTTCTCCATGGAGCGGGTGGCTTCAATAATTCGCTGCCTTTTTGCGCGTAATTCCTGCTTGTACTCAACATCCGGATCCCAGTCGTCCTCATTTACGGGGCGTTCGGGCGCATTGTTGATATCGTCTTCGGTTGGGCAGCGCTGCATCCAGTTGTTGTAACCGCATTATAGGGAGCCGCCACTGGCTATATCGGGATACCTGTCGCAGCTCGTGGATTTCGCGGCGCTTGAGCGTGTGCGCTTCAGCCTTGAAAAAGCCTGACGCGCCTCAATAAATGAGTGTCTCTTGAATATCGCTTTTTAGAATCGGAACCTGTTATGACCAATGCGCTGGAAATTGAGGGGCTTACCAAAACCTACGGCAGTGGCTTTGAAGCTCTCAAGGGAATCGACCTTCACGTGGCGCAGGGAGATTTCTTTGCATTGCTGGGCCCGAACGGCGCCGGCAAATCTACCACTCTGGGCATCGTGTGTTCCTTGGTGACTAAAACCGCTGGCAAGGTGAAAGTGTTCGGCTACGACATCGATACCCATCTCTCTGATGCCAAACTCCATTTGGGTGTTGTGCCCCAAGAGTTCAACTTCAACCAGTTTGAGAAGGTGTTTGATA is part of the Marinobacter antarcticus genome and harbors:
- a CDS encoding ABC transporter permease; this encodes MLSDIALYGAIETGLIYGLVAFAIYLSFRVLDFPDLTVDGSFPLGAAVAAVLIVDGWDPWLATGCAVVAGMAAGAVTAILNVKLKILNLLASILTMIALYSVNLRVMGRPNIALLGEDTILTPWYSLDLPYHQVPVLLFVIVIFVALILLWRFMKSETGLAMRATGANPRMARAQGIATGAMIILGVAVSNGLVGLAGALFAQSQGAADVTMGVGVIVIGLASLIGGEAVITPSTVVRALIACVVGAIIYRLAIALALNADFLGLQAQDLNLITAVLVTLAIVLPGIRSSVVSKFTRKKA
- a CDS encoding ABC transporter permease; protein product: MSEAASSVNPGLAQPLLAKRTSSRWLFSAILTTAIVALPVLSVIFLAFFPEENIWPHLIDTTLPRYLVTTLKLMTGVGAITLVIGLSTAWAVTMCEFPGRKFFEWAMLLPFAVPAYVIAYIYTSLLDYAGPVQGALRDWFGWANAADYWFPQIRSLEGATLMLGLVLYPYVYLLARAAFLDQSPSLFAVSRSLGHSALSTFFKVVLPIARPAVAVGLSLVLMETLNDFGTVDFFAVQTLTAGLFDTWMNLGNLGGAAQIATTMLVFVVILVTLERYSRRRQQQFAARDNRDPIRRFTMSFPRQLICVAVCAVPVVFGFIIPGVTLGVYAWEYFDESWNPVFVRNTLNSLFLSGTAALTTLLIGTTLAYSRRLHNTQGMKVLMRLSSLGYAMPGAVLAVGVIVPFAGFDNWLDSLMRDTFNVSTGLLLSGSAFAIVFAYTVRFLAVSAGSVESALQKITPSMDMASRSLGNSPGRTLVKVHLPMLRGTLITAALVVFVDCMKELPATLILRPFNFETLATYVYQFASDERLYHSALPALIIVLAGIIPIILMSRSISNTRSMT
- a CDS encoding Fe(3+) ABC transporter substrate-binding protein; the encoded protein is MRMKLAATAAIALTALPLAASADGEVNIYSYRQAYLLEPLLNAFEKETGIKSNVVFAKQGLAERLEREGRNSPADVVMTVDISRLNELVERDLVQDVDNDVLEKNIPENLRHPDGKWFALTTRARLIYTSKERVKEGEITTYEQLADDKWDNRICTRSGKHPYNIALISSMIAHHGEAETETWLNGVKDNLARRPQGGDRDQIKAIAEGVCDVSIGNSYYYGNMLQDENQRPAAEAVRLVFPNADGRGTHINISGISLTKSAPNRDNAVKLMEFLSSPEAQGIYATANTEYPANPNVKPTGLVAEWGEIQPDSLSLQTIAENRNAAVKLVDRVDYDGE
- a CDS encoding HD-GYP domain-containing protein produces the protein MGACQRKIAVHDLEVGMFVSDLDRPWHQTPFPIQGFHIRSQDDIRALLSHCKWVSIDVAETRDSVELTKVSRPAFGTQSRHRGEGREELHLPPLSIREPVTYQPVTTLKREVKTSKHLLEDAGDALDRLYDTFTTQDIRDLRPVAVIVNKMVHSVIRQPDALLWLSRIRQHDDHVYRHALNTSVWALVCGRELGLNEGLLNHLGLGCLLSQVGKTRLSAELLSREGQLSPEEYALYRTYVDEGMTILEESGLSRAVLSVVQGHRERHNGSGFPEGIRGDRIPLLAKIAGLAEFFESLIGPRESLAEPMTPAKAVALLYDMRNIEFQDDLVESFIQAIGIYPTGSLVELTDGQRGIVVSHSAERRLWPRVMVMTDRYHAPLKTAKVVDLAKYNESRTATEILAIKECLVHGTEGLDPAGYDGAGAESRWSFARLISR
- a CDS encoding ABC transporter ATP-binding protein, translated to MISATDLQLTFGKGTPLENPALRGMSLTVNQGEFVTVIGSNGAGKSTFLNALAGEVLVDSGTIVVDNLNVTKLPTHKRAGRVARVFQDPLAGTCEGLSIEENLSLAIKRGQHRSLGTAVKKQYMEQFRESLSSLNLGLENRLGDKMGLLSGGQRQAVSLLMASLTPSAIMLLDEHTAALDPKTGAFVLALTTKIIEEQKLTALMVTHSMKQALEVGSRTVMLHQGQVVFDIAGKDREGLEVKDLLELFETQRGLSVDDDSLLLG
- a CDS encoding PilZ domain-containing protein → MAVDDRREYCRTAMSAKVKVCHEQLGEFVFSTRDISDGGVFIVVDNEPFAPELGDKVKVQVQGLPVPAPELDMVVVRKTIDGFGLQFGESVN
- a CDS encoding thioesterase domain-containing protein, translated to MTQLSAFQRRIHEEIPLSRALGIELHSWDGSALLLSAPLEPNRNHQGTGFGGSVYSVAVTAAWGLTELALADLGLKGSVVVQTGSIDYLEPVSSDFYAICRLPGDEIPERFRKSLARHGKGRLDLTTEVFCGPPNSLPQGDPVAVFQGRFVVQDARSRIMPQPRDED
- a CDS encoding AMP-binding protein encodes the protein MDTTNKLPLDMVYHWEGAKANSLYMTQPIGDGKVVEYTWGRAVDEARRMASYLKSLNLADKSRIGLISKNCAHWIMTDWAIWMAGHISVPLYPTLNADTVNYVLNHAECDVLFVGKLDDWDMMKSGVPESVRCISYPLSPSNDFETWDDIVAKYPPLEENVQRDADELATIVYTSGSTGKPKGVMLSFRNMAFAADGGLKVLQVGSNERMLSYLPLAHVFERTFVELASLYAGYQLFFAESLDTFVEDMKRAQPTLFLSVPRLWVKFQQGVLHKLPQKKLDKLLKIPVVNKLIKKKILKGLGLDKAKLAGSGSAPLAGDVLDWYRNLGLELLEGYGMSENFAYSHINKPGRSRTGYVGESMPGVETKISPEGEILVKSPATMMGYYKDEEKTRETFTDDGFLRTGDIGEIDELGRLKITGRMKEIFKTSKGKYIAPAPIENRLMAHQSIEMVCVSGANQTQPFAIIQLAEGIRPKLTDEGFRKELEASFAELVVNVNKTVDPHEQLAFVTIVSDEWSIGNSFLTPTMKLKRNVVEDAYESKVNDWYAKRQKVIWQ
- a CDS encoding ABC transporter substrate-binding protein produces the protein MAKKILRTLLGASLIAMASLSQAAEPRVVAITQIVEHPALDAVYQGIKDELAERGYKEGDNLTVMHESAQGNSAIASQIARKFIGDSPDVIVAIATPSAQTVAAAARNIPVVFAAVTDPVGAKLVKNAEAPGANITGVSDMLPIDRHLDMLLRIVPDAKRIGTVYNPGEANAVSLIELLDERLQARGLTLVKGAATKTSEVLGAARSLVGKVDAIYLTTDNTVISAAEAVISVGERAKIPVFAADTATVARGAVAAMGFDYYDHGRQAGVMVARILEGEKPGDMAVETMEKLSLFVNPEAGERMGITLSDEIIAEAAEVVKSGK